One part of the Streptomyces lienomycini genome encodes these proteins:
- the dapB gene encoding 4-hydroxy-tetrahydrodipicolinate reductase codes for MSKLRVAVLGAKGRIGSEAVRAVEAAGDMELVAALGRGDSLETLAETGAQVAVELTTPASVMDNLDYCVRHGIHAVVGTTGWTDERLAQLNAWLEASPETGVLIAPNFSIGAVLTMKFAQLAAPYFESVEVVELHHPNKVDAPSGTATRTAQLIAAARQKAGSAPAPDATATALDGARGADVDGVPVHAVRLRGLLAHQEVLLGAEGETLTVRHDSLHHSSFMPGILLGARRVATTPGLTFGLEHFLDLN; via the coding sequence ATGAGCAAGCTGCGCGTGGCCGTCCTCGGTGCCAAGGGCCGGATCGGCTCCGAGGCGGTACGGGCGGTCGAGGCCGCCGGGGACATGGAGCTGGTCGCCGCCCTCGGCCGGGGCGACAGCCTGGAGACGCTGGCCGAGACCGGTGCCCAGGTCGCCGTCGAGCTGACCACCCCCGCCTCGGTGATGGACAACCTCGACTACTGCGTACGCCACGGCATCCACGCCGTCGTCGGCACCACCGGCTGGACCGACGAACGCCTCGCGCAGCTCAACGCGTGGCTCGAGGCCTCCCCGGAGACCGGCGTGCTCATCGCGCCCAACTTCTCCATCGGCGCCGTGCTGACCATGAAGTTCGCGCAGCTCGCCGCCCCGTACTTCGAGTCCGTCGAGGTCGTCGAGCTGCACCACCCGAACAAGGTGGACGCCCCCAGCGGCACCGCCACCCGCACCGCCCAGCTGATCGCGGCGGCCCGGCAGAAGGCAGGCTCCGCACCGGCGCCCGACGCCACTGCCACCGCCCTGGACGGCGCCCGCGGCGCGGACGTGGACGGGGTCCCGGTGCACGCGGTGCGGCTGCGCGGCCTGCTCGCCCACCAGGAGGTCCTGCTCGGCGCCGAGGGCGAGACCCTCACCGTCCGGCACGACTCCCTGCACCACAGCAGCTTCATGCCGGGCATCCTGCTGGGCGCCCGCCGGGTGGCCACCACCCCGGGCCTCACCTTCGGCCTGGAACACTTCCTGGACCTGAACTGA
- a CDS encoding tetratricopeptide repeat protein, producing MRAKITYLVTAAVLVFYFVLVGSRGVLLIKTGTLITVTFGVAVLILPVIGLWFLWKNTQFVHRANQLAAELDAEGGLPVDELKRTPSGRVDRESADEVFALRRAETEDAPGDWRSWFRLAVAYHDARDTPRARKAMQRAIALHDGKHIEAA from the coding sequence ATGCGCGCGAAGATCACCTACCTCGTCACGGCCGCCGTCCTGGTCTTCTACTTCGTCCTGGTCGGCAGCCGCGGCGTGCTGCTCATCAAGACCGGCACCCTGATCACCGTCACCTTCGGCGTCGCGGTGCTGATCCTGCCGGTGATCGGCCTGTGGTTCCTCTGGAAGAACACCCAGTTCGTCCACCGGGCCAACCAGCTCGCCGCCGAACTCGACGCCGAGGGCGGGCTGCCCGTCGACGAGCTGAAGCGCACCCCCAGCGGCCGCGTCGACCGGGAATCGGCCGACGAGGTCTTCGCGCTGCGCCGCGCCGAGACCGAGGACGCGCCCGGCGACTGGCGCAGCTGGTTCCGGCTCGCCGTCGCCTACCACGACGCCCGCGACACCCCGCGCGCCCGCAAGGCGATGCAACGGGCGATCGCCCTCCACGACGGCAAGCACATCGAGGCCGCCTGA